DNA from Kluyveromyces marxianus DMKU3-1042 DNA, complete genome, chromosome 8:
tgctgctgctggtgctgctgcctctttctttggagtTGATGATCCCTCTGGCAACTCGAGCGTAGCCAAATCGTCGTCCACCTCAGCAATATATGCAATCGTCTCCCCAACAGGAACATCCTTGGCCCCGTTCTCCTTCAATATCTTCGCAAACTTACCATCGTCTTGAGCCTCAACATCAATCGTAGCCTTGTCAGTCTCAACCTCCAAAATCACATCGCCCGCAGAAAATGGCTCCCCAACCTTGAACTTCCAGTCAACAATACCACCCTTTTCCATAGTAGGCGACATCGCAGGCATCCCAAACGCCTCAGCCTTCATTAACACTCTGCAATGCTGCAATTGACGCACCAATACCCTGTTTCTAATCACTGAACGaaacattattattattatctcTTATTTCGCTATTTTCCCTTTATTAATACACTTTCTTCCAGATTAAGAAACCAGATACTACTCTACACTTCAATTCTTAACTGGATTATCCTACTTGAATCGCCTAAATACCACTAAATACACTCCTATTTACCACTTCCATTCATCATTTcatctcttctttaatGCCCATTTCCCATTCATTATTCAATTTTCCATGGGCCCATGTTGCTGAAATAAACCGTCGGTAAGTGCTGGCCGGGTAACGGGGAAACTTTCTGGACACGACTAGCACTGGCATATACGGCGAACACACAGGTCAACAGCTTCTGGTTGCCGGGCTTGTCGCGACTCGCTCACTGACCCTGGCTCTGGGCCAGGGCCTTGACGTACGCCTCTGCTTCGCTCAATGCCTGTATCTTGCCGTTGCATTGCTCCCATTTGGCAGCGTCAGATTGACACACAAATTCGCAGTCTCTTTGCCAGTTGAAACTGGCATTCAGCCAAACGTCGAAGGATGGGGTGGTCGTGGGCTCGTGGACCTTCAACCAGGACCACATCGCCTTGTAGCAGCCGCCCAATGCGCACGAATTGGGCGTTTCTAGTCTGTAGTTGCCGTTTCTGGCGCCAATGACGTTGGCCATTGTCCGGACAATGGCATCGTTCTTGGAGGCACCACCAACGAAGAACGCACGGTTGGGTCTCTTTGCGTAGGTCCAGAGTGGGAATGCGTCGTAGTCGAATGTCACTTGggtgttttctttcttggatAGCACCTGGGTCTCGCTCAGGGCGTCCGTTTCGTCGGACAATAGTGGAGAAATGCGGACCCTGCAGCTTAAGGCTTGCGACTCGACGATATTCTTGGCGTCCTTGCGTTTTGGGGTGAATTGGTCGAGCTCGTGTAGCACAATGGTTTTGTTGGGATGGTCTCCCTTGCGCTCGAACGTCCAGCGCTTGGTCACGGCGTCGACGTTGGGCACTATCTCGCCCAATGGGAAGTACAACCCGATTTCGTTGTCGTTGGATAAACTGTCGTCGAGCAAAGCGTCGTTGAATTGGGTCCAGGGCACCTGTTCTCCGGGGGCCTGCGAGGCCTGTGGTCCCGCCAAGTCGTCGCGAACACGCTCGCGCGCCAAAGACCCGTTGCAGTAGCAAATCATGCCCATGTAGTATCCGGGCACCGTTGGATGGATGAACAAGTGGTAATTGGGCGACGAGTGGTACTGGTCCGTGACCAAGAGAATCGTGGTCGAGGTACCCAACGAGATCAACACGTCGTTCTTCTGCAAGGGAAGCGAGCATATGGTGGCTAGGTTGTCTCCAGTGAAGGGGAAGATCTCGCACTCGCAGTTCACGCCGTACTTGTCCTGGAAGTACTTGGACACTTTACCCAAACTGGTCAAAGGGGACTCTCCAGTGGGAGCTCCCACCGGTGGATCGCTCAACTTTCTCCTGAGACGAGCCGTGTCGTGGTCCACCACTGCCAGTAAAGTCTCGTCGAAATCGTGCTTGCTCAAGTCGTACAAGTTCATGCCGCACGCATCCGCTTCTTCCAATGGGACAATGTCCCCAACAAGCACAGAGGCTAGGAAAGACGACACAAGCGAGATCCTCTTGGTAGCTTCGTAAACCTCGGGCTCGGTCTCGTGGATCTTGGCTATTTGCGAGCCGGAAAACCTGTAATGGGCACCAGAACCAGTGATTCGTGCCAATTCTTCTGGACCTCCAACGCTTTCTGCCAACTCATCGCACTGTTTCTTTGTGCTGTGGTCTTGCCAATTGGGGGCCACCGGTCTGCTGAGCGACCCTTGCAATTGTTCGCGAAGCGTGGATGCCGGGTCCAGGTTTGAGGGCAAGTGTTCGCAATTCCAGTACACGGTTCCGTGTTGCTGGCACGAGCCAGACATCGACTGGACTCGTTTCAAATCGATTCGTTCCGCTAGCTGTGAGAAACACAAGTCCACAGCCTCTAGCCACATGGCCACTGGAGCATCAATAACACCGCCATTCTTGATGTACACACCCTTCTTGGTGTTGTAAGCCGGGAAGTCCCTGTCGAACTCGATGGAAACACTGGTGACGATGTTCAATTGGTCATCGATAGCGAGACATTTCAATTGCTGCGTAGAAAGATCGAAACCTAAATAGTATGGGGTAGACATTGCTGAAATATTATGAGAGCGGGAGGTTGAGTGACGTTGATTGTCAAAAACCTCTAGTTTGGGTTGGGGTTGTGCTCTTGTTCCCCTTTTTCAAAGGGTAGGTAGGTATCTCGtgttttatatatataaagttGGGGAAGTAAAAGGATTTgctttatatatatatacatttatAAACCTGGGGAACGGAACGGATATCTATCGCACCTGTGTCTGGATTAATATGCATACAGGTATGGTACATAGTCTATAGCTCTCgtgatatatatagatCTATTCGTCTGCTAGAACCACTTTGGGCCCGGAACTCACCCATTTGGGtctgttcttgttgtatGCAGGGTACGCTGGCAGCACAGCTGCCATAACACCAATCACGCCTGCTACAAAAACCGCAGCACATATTTTTAGCGAGTTACTCGCATACCCAGCCACACAGCTGATAATTGTAGCAGCATAGAGTCCCAGTTTCGAGATTCTCTCGGTATATGCTTGGCTTTCGAAATCAATGGGAAACACCAAGTGACGGCCCAAATCCTGTAGTACGTCcatgttgtttttttggatGTAGCTTTGTATATTACACTGCTGACCAATTCTGCCGCTTTCCTGGTGCGTTTAGGCCGCTTTTGTGCTCTTTTTGTCTCGTGTTTGTGGTGTTTGGTTCTAGTTAAAAGCTTATACGATTTAAATGGGCTTTTTCCATACGCAAAAACCGTGTGATTAGTACATATAAGGCAATACAGAAGGGGAAAGTCGGGGAGTTGAGTTTCCTGGGCAAGATAGTGCTACTGTCTCAGCTTGCCTGAAGGCCTGGGAGTCGCCTGGGAGGCATCTGGGAGGCACTTGGGAGTTTCTACGTATACTGCCTGTATTAGGCCTAGTTTATAGATTCcgaaaggaaagaaaaggaagaaaattCGCTCGAATGAAAAACGCCCAATTTGCCCTTTAAATGCCCAGTTGTTGCTTAGGCCAGTTTCCCAGCAACTGAACTACCACCACGTCAAGTCCCCAGCCTGATTCCGGCGGCCTGGTTTCTGTCTGGGGACCCTTGGGAGAGATGTGTATTATTACGTAAtttagtatatatatatgacaCACACTCTCGAAGGAGGAGtaggaggaggaggaggaggaacCCTCCAGGAAAACGGTATGACACCAATGGTAGAACGTGCCAGGCATGCGCTCAAGGGTACGGTGCCTTGGCAAACCGGAGTTTTGTACCTTCTCCATTCATCATGCCTGTTACggcgaaaaaaaaatcagtCATCGCCGGTATTCGCAGCAGAGCATAATGATTCAGAGGTATATAAAGAGTTGAAAAGACCAATTGTGTTGGGATTCACAGGGCTAGGGGACTCTTGGTGGCTGGCAGGTACATCAATTGATCAAGTTAGAAAGCTAGGACAAA
Protein-coding regions in this window:
- the XKS1 gene encoding xylulokinase, coding for MSTPYYLGFDLSTQQLKCLAIDDQLNIVTSVSIEFDRDFPAYNTKKGVYIKNGGVIDAPVAMWLEAVDLCFSQLAERIDLKRVQSMSGSCQQHGTVYWNCEHLPSNLDPASTLREQLQGSLSRPVAPNWQDHSTKKQCDELAESVGGPEELARITGSGAHYRFSGSQIAKIHETEPEVYEATKRISLVSSFLASVLVGDIVPLEEADACGMNLYDLSKHDFDETLLAVVDHDTARLRRKLSDPPVGAPTGESPLTSLGKVSKYFQDKYGVNCECEIFPFTGDNLATICSLPLQKNDVLISLGTSTTILLVTDQYHSSPNYHLFIHPTVPGYYMGMICYCNGSLARERVRDDLAGPQASQAPGEQVPWTQFNDALLDDSLSNDNEIGLYFPLGEIVPNVDAVTKRWTFERKGDHPNKTIVLHELDQFTPKRKDAKNIVESQALSCRVRISPLLSDETDALSETQVLSKKENTQVTFDYDAFPLWTYAKRPNRAFFVGGASKNDAIVRTMANVIGARNGNYRLETPNSCALGGCYKAMWSWLKVHEPTTTPSFDVWLNASFNWQRDCEFVCQSDAAKWEQCNGKIQALSEAEAYVKALAQSQGQ
- the SPC1 gene encoding signal peptidase complex subunit SPC1, yielding MDVLQDLGRHLVFPIDFESQAYTERISKLGLYAATIISCVAGYASNSLKICAAVFVAGVIGVMAAVLPAYPAYNKNRPKWVSSGPKVVLADE